The following coding sequences are from one Brienomyrus brachyistius isolate T26 chromosome 2, BBRACH_0.4, whole genome shotgun sequence window:
- the anapc5 gene encoding anaphase-promoting complex subunit 5 isoform X2, whose translation MASVHESLYFNPMMTNGVVHANVFGIKDWVTPYKISVLVLLVEMVKSKRMALIERRRLNKLILPLQQGPDLTLSQLLKTVEECSPKMAATLKIKLRDMVAGNLRDMESFFDTLPNPFSESESEASKTSVVGLFMRHMLLAYNKLSFSQVYKLYIALQHYYVAGTGGGTWRATADVDMDLNEMELTGTEDAAGAKAEKEDLDTGPMQEAELIDESQRRCPLSQKQAEYFLVRQAYLLKTDENKALKAAALQEELNNMLKFNPDFAEAHYVTYLNSMRVQDIYTSTHSLLHYFDRLILTGSDGKSNGDEGYGRSLRYAALNLAALHCRFAHYQQAELALQEAIRIAQESSDHVCLQHCLSWLYTLEHMKGSDSSVLTEDSVKMAAHFCLPYLASLGIQSLVQQGATGGKTANKLMDALKDTDILHWKHSLSELIDISLAQTTSLWRMYGKSTMAQQQAQLLLNMNSLEQVNYGVQQNNTEPFAVVLCHLAELHAQQGLFGAASEILTHLKQQFPPHTQHAKLWMLCDLKIQFERAMNDGKYHQAEAHMTAISALSETEGLYRKALVLKAQNRSGEAYGVLQRLQALSEDGRSTEMAIRVMLTTAELHWESSSFTTALPLLLRALALARQHHLQALASETILHLAFSQLMLGVPEQALNILQEAMEAVLAHGSLLDKGRALLLVAKCQMAVADGGGDRHAALELAVHTLDETASYFSRLGCRERLREVHYLQARLHHLLGHHPQRNKCAMLFRMLDQELQGGGTQPVTRL comes from the exons ATGGCGAGCGTCCACGAAAGCTTATACTTTAACCCGATGATGACGAACGGGGTGGTCCACGCTAACGTTTTCGGCATAAAGGACTGGGTGACTCCCTACAAGATCTCTGTGCTGGTGCTACTGGTCGAGATGGTCAAGTCCAAGCGCATGGCCCTCATCGAGAGGAGGCGTCTCAACAAACTCATCCTGCCGCTGCAGCAG GGTCCTGACCTGACGCTCAGCCAGCTGCTGAAGACGGTGGAGGAGTGCTCCCCGAAGATGGCTGCCACGCTCAAAATCAA GTTGCGTGACATGGTTGCTGGGAACCTCAGGGATATGGAGTCCTTCTTTGATACCCTTCCGAACCCCTTCAGTGAGTCGGAGTCAGAGGCCAGCAAGACCAGCGTTGTCG GACTCTTCATGAGACACATGCTGTTGGCCTACAACAAGCTCTCCTTCAGCCAAGTGTACAAGCTCTACATCGCTCTGCAGCATTACTATGTGGCCGGGACCGGGGGAGGCACCTGGAGGGCCACAGCTGATGTCGACATGGACCTGAATGAGATGGAGCTGACTGGCACTGAGGATGCCGCGGGGGCAAAGGCAGAGAAGGAGGACCTGGACACGGGCCCAATGCAGGAGGCGGAGCTCAt TGACGAGTCGCAGAGGAGGTGCCCGCTGTCCCAGAAGCAGGCTGAGTACTTCCTGGTACGCCAG GCGTACCTCCTGAAGACTGACGAGAACAAAGCCCTGAAGGCTGCCGCCCTGCAGGAGGAGCTCAACAACATGCTCAAGTTCAACCCGGACTTTGCTGAAGCG CACTATGTCACCTACCTGAACAGCATGCGTGTGCAGGACATCTACACCTCCACCCACAGCCTGCTGCACTACTTCGACCGGCTCATCCTCACCGGCAGCGACGGCAAGAGCAATGGGGACGAGGGTTACGGCCGCAGCCTCCGCTACGCCGCCCTCAACCTGGCTGCGCTGCACTGCCGCTTCGCGCACTA CCAGCAGGCGGAGCTGGCGCTGCAGGAGGCTATCCGCATCGCGCAGGAGTCCAGCGACCACGTATGCCTGCAGCACTGCCTG AGCTGGCTCTACACGCTGGAGCACATGAAGGGCTCAGACAGCTCGGTGCTGACGGAGGACTCTGTAAAGATGGCCGCCCACTTCTGTCTGCCG TACTTGGCCTCCCTGGGCATTCAGTCCCtcgtccagcagggggcaacaGGGGGAAAGACTGCCAACAAGCTGATGGATGCGCTGAAGGACACAGACATTTTGCACTGGAAACACAGCCTATCAGAGCTAATCGACATCAGTCTGGCGCAGACCACGTCCTTATGGAGGATGTATGGCAAGAG CACCATGGCGCAGCAGCAGGCGCAGCTTCTCCTCAACATGAACAGCCTGGAGCAGGTCAACTACGGCGTGCAGCAGAACAACACGGAGCCCTTTGCCGTGGTGCTGTGCCACCTGGCCGAGCTGCACGCCCAGCAG GGTCTCTTTGGTGCTGCATCTGAGATCCTGACACACCTGAAGCAGCagttccccccccacacacagcatgCCAAG CTGTGGATGCTGTGTGATCTGAAGATCCAGTTTGAGCGAGCCATGAATGACGGGAAGTACCACCAGGCCGAGGCCCACATGACCGCCATATCCGCCCTCAGTGAGACGGAGGGGCTGTACAG GAAGGCCCTGGTGCTGAAGGCACAGAACCGGAGCGGCGAGGCGTACGGCGTGCTACAGCGGCTGCAGGCGCTCTCCGAGGACGGCCGGAGCACCGAGATGGCCATCCG GGTGATGCTGACCACAGCCGAGCTGCACTGGGAATCTTCCAGCTTCACCACCGCGTTGCCCCTCTTGTTGCGGGCACTGGCTCTGGCACGACAGCACCACCTACAGGCGCTGGCCTCTGAGACCATCCTGCACCTGGCCTTCTCCCAG CTGATGCTAGGTGTCCCGGAACAGGCTCTCAACATCCTGCAGGAGGCCATGGAGGCCGTCCTGGCCCACGGCTCCCTCCTGGACAAGGGCCGCGCCTtgctgctggtggccaagtgccAGATGGCGGTGGCTGATGGGGGGGGCGACCGCCACGCTG CCCTGGAGCTGGCGGTCCACACGCTGGATGAGACTGCCTCTTACTTCTCCCGCTTGGGCTGCAGGGAGCGCCTGCGGGAAGTGCACTATCTGCAGGCCAGGCTGCATCACTTGCTGGGCCACCACCCACAGCGCAACAAATGTGCGATGCTCTTTCGCATGCTGGACCAGGAGCTCCAGGGAGGTGGGACGCAGCCGGTCACACGTCTCTGA
- the anapc5 gene encoding anaphase-promoting complex subunit 5 isoform X1: MASVHESLYFNPMMTNGVVHANVFGIKDWVTPYKISVLVLLVEMVKSKRMALIERRRLNKLILPLQQLYYGANRSNTKHPFVQLGDERKAPRARRKGPDLTLSQLLKTVEECSPKMAATLKIKLRDMVAGNLRDMESFFDTLPNPFSESESEASKTSVVGLFMRHMLLAYNKLSFSQVYKLYIALQHYYVAGTGGGTWRATADVDMDLNEMELTGTEDAAGAKAEKEDLDTGPMQEAELIDESQRRCPLSQKQAEYFLVRQAYLLKTDENKALKAAALQEELNNMLKFNPDFAEAHYVTYLNSMRVQDIYTSTHSLLHYFDRLILTGSDGKSNGDEGYGRSLRYAALNLAALHCRFAHYQQAELALQEAIRIAQESSDHVCLQHCLSWLYTLEHMKGSDSSVLTEDSVKMAAHFCLPYLASLGIQSLVQQGATGGKTANKLMDALKDTDILHWKHSLSELIDISLAQTTSLWRMYGKSTMAQQQAQLLLNMNSLEQVNYGVQQNNTEPFAVVLCHLAELHAQQGLFGAASEILTHLKQQFPPHTQHAKLWMLCDLKIQFERAMNDGKYHQAEAHMTAISALSETEGLYRKALVLKAQNRSGEAYGVLQRLQALSEDGRSTEMAIRVMLTTAELHWESSSFTTALPLLLRALALARQHHLQALASETILHLAFSQLMLGVPEQALNILQEAMEAVLAHGSLLDKGRALLLVAKCQMAVADGGGDRHAALELAVHTLDETASYFSRLGCRERLREVHYLQARLHHLLGHHPQRNKCAMLFRMLDQELQGGGTQPVTRL, from the exons ATGGCGAGCGTCCACGAAAGCTTATACTTTAACCCGATGATGACGAACGGGGTGGTCCACGCTAACGTTTTCGGCATAAAGGACTGGGTGACTCCCTACAAGATCTCTGTGCTGGTGCTACTGGTCGAGATGGTCAAGTCCAAGCGCATGGCCCTCATCGAGAGGAGGCGTCTCAACAAACTCATCCTGCCGCTGCAGCAG TTATATTACGGTGCAAACCGCAGCAATACCAAACATCCATTTGTGCAATTAGGAGATGAAAGAAAAGCGCCCAGGGCCAGAAGAAAG GGTCCTGACCTGACGCTCAGCCAGCTGCTGAAGACGGTGGAGGAGTGCTCCCCGAAGATGGCTGCCACGCTCAAAATCAA GTTGCGTGACATGGTTGCTGGGAACCTCAGGGATATGGAGTCCTTCTTTGATACCCTTCCGAACCCCTTCAGTGAGTCGGAGTCAGAGGCCAGCAAGACCAGCGTTGTCG GACTCTTCATGAGACACATGCTGTTGGCCTACAACAAGCTCTCCTTCAGCCAAGTGTACAAGCTCTACATCGCTCTGCAGCATTACTATGTGGCCGGGACCGGGGGAGGCACCTGGAGGGCCACAGCTGATGTCGACATGGACCTGAATGAGATGGAGCTGACTGGCACTGAGGATGCCGCGGGGGCAAAGGCAGAGAAGGAGGACCTGGACACGGGCCCAATGCAGGAGGCGGAGCTCAt TGACGAGTCGCAGAGGAGGTGCCCGCTGTCCCAGAAGCAGGCTGAGTACTTCCTGGTACGCCAG GCGTACCTCCTGAAGACTGACGAGAACAAAGCCCTGAAGGCTGCCGCCCTGCAGGAGGAGCTCAACAACATGCTCAAGTTCAACCCGGACTTTGCTGAAGCG CACTATGTCACCTACCTGAACAGCATGCGTGTGCAGGACATCTACACCTCCACCCACAGCCTGCTGCACTACTTCGACCGGCTCATCCTCACCGGCAGCGACGGCAAGAGCAATGGGGACGAGGGTTACGGCCGCAGCCTCCGCTACGCCGCCCTCAACCTGGCTGCGCTGCACTGCCGCTTCGCGCACTA CCAGCAGGCGGAGCTGGCGCTGCAGGAGGCTATCCGCATCGCGCAGGAGTCCAGCGACCACGTATGCCTGCAGCACTGCCTG AGCTGGCTCTACACGCTGGAGCACATGAAGGGCTCAGACAGCTCGGTGCTGACGGAGGACTCTGTAAAGATGGCCGCCCACTTCTGTCTGCCG TACTTGGCCTCCCTGGGCATTCAGTCCCtcgtccagcagggggcaacaGGGGGAAAGACTGCCAACAAGCTGATGGATGCGCTGAAGGACACAGACATTTTGCACTGGAAACACAGCCTATCAGAGCTAATCGACATCAGTCTGGCGCAGACCACGTCCTTATGGAGGATGTATGGCAAGAG CACCATGGCGCAGCAGCAGGCGCAGCTTCTCCTCAACATGAACAGCCTGGAGCAGGTCAACTACGGCGTGCAGCAGAACAACACGGAGCCCTTTGCCGTGGTGCTGTGCCACCTGGCCGAGCTGCACGCCCAGCAG GGTCTCTTTGGTGCTGCATCTGAGATCCTGACACACCTGAAGCAGCagttccccccccacacacagcatgCCAAG CTGTGGATGCTGTGTGATCTGAAGATCCAGTTTGAGCGAGCCATGAATGACGGGAAGTACCACCAGGCCGAGGCCCACATGACCGCCATATCCGCCCTCAGTGAGACGGAGGGGCTGTACAG GAAGGCCCTGGTGCTGAAGGCACAGAACCGGAGCGGCGAGGCGTACGGCGTGCTACAGCGGCTGCAGGCGCTCTCCGAGGACGGCCGGAGCACCGAGATGGCCATCCG GGTGATGCTGACCACAGCCGAGCTGCACTGGGAATCTTCCAGCTTCACCACCGCGTTGCCCCTCTTGTTGCGGGCACTGGCTCTGGCACGACAGCACCACCTACAGGCGCTGGCCTCTGAGACCATCCTGCACCTGGCCTTCTCCCAG CTGATGCTAGGTGTCCCGGAACAGGCTCTCAACATCCTGCAGGAGGCCATGGAGGCCGTCCTGGCCCACGGCTCCCTCCTGGACAAGGGCCGCGCCTtgctgctggtggccaagtgccAGATGGCGGTGGCTGATGGGGGGGGCGACCGCCACGCTG CCCTGGAGCTGGCGGTCCACACGCTGGATGAGACTGCCTCTTACTTCTCCCGCTTGGGCTGCAGGGAGCGCCTGCGGGAAGTGCACTATCTGCAGGCCAGGCTGCATCACTTGCTGGGCCACCACCCACAGCGCAACAAATGTGCGATGCTCTTTCGCATGCTGGACCAGGAGCTCCAGGGAGGTGGGACGCAGCCGGTCACACGTCTCTGA